The proteins below come from a single Hemibagrus wyckioides isolate EC202008001 linkage group LG22, SWU_Hwy_1.0, whole genome shotgun sequence genomic window:
- the rorb gene encoding nuclear receptor ROR-beta, whose protein sequence is MRAQIEVIPCKICGDKSSGIHYGVITCEGCKGFFRRSQQNNASYSCPRQRNCLIDRTNRNRCQHCRLQKCLALGMSRDAVKFGRMSKKQRDSLYAEVQKHQQRLQEQRQQQAGDVYSSSLSTLGHDLAGAYTNGHVIDMAKTHANGAPAAYYSMDSTQPSPDQSGLDMAGMKPIKQEPVYDLTPVPDLFTYNSYQDSQLAPGVSMGELDRIAQNIIKSHLETCQYTGEELQQLSWQTHSYEEVKMYQSKSREALWQQCAIQITHAIQYVVEFAKRITGFMELCQNDQILLLKSGCLEVVLVRMCRAFNPLNNTVLFEGKYGGIQIFKALGCDDLVSAMFDFAKSLCSLQLTEEEIALFSAAVLISTDRPWLMEPRKVQKLQEKIYLALQHIMQKNHMDEDALTKLIGRIPTLAALCTLHTEELQAFQQLHPETVNMLFPPLYKELFNPDAASVMSK, encoded by the exons cccAAATTGAAGTTATACCATGCAAAATCTGTGGAGACAAGTCCTCAGGGATCCATTATGGGGTCATCACGTGCGAAGGGTGTAAG GGGTTTTTCAGGAGAAGTCAACAGAATAACGCCTCTTACTCGTGCCCTCGGCAGCGCAACTGCTTGATCGACAGAACCAACCGTAACCGCTGCCAGCACTGCCGCCTTCAAAAGTGTCTCGCTCTGGGCATGTCACGTGACG cTGTAAAATTCGGCCGCATGTCGAAGAAGCAGCGCGACTCGCTATATGCCGAGGTACAGAAACACCAGCAGCGGCTACAGGAACAGCGGCAGCAGCAGGCAGGAGACGTTTATTCGTCCAGTCTGAGCACTCTCGGACACGACCTGGCTGGCGCCTACACCAACGGACATGTCATTGATATGGCCAAGACGCATGCCAACGGCGCACCCGCTGCCTACTACAGCATGGACTCAACCCAGCCGAGCCCAGACCAGTCCGGACTGGACATGGCGGGCATGAAGCCCATCAAACAGGAGCCTGTCTACGACCTGACGCCCGTGCCCGACCTCTTCACCTACAACTCATACCAGGACAGCCAGCTAGCACCTGGAGTGTCCATGGGGGAACTCG ACCGAATTGCACAGAACATCATAAAGTCTCATCTGGAGACATGCCAGTACACGGGCGAGGAGCTGCAACAGCTGTCCTGGCAGACACACTCGTACGAAGAGGTCAAGATGTACCAAAGCAAG tcacgGGAGGCGCTATGGCAACAGTGTGCAATTCAGATCACTCACGCCATTCAGTATGTGGTGGAGTTCGCCAAGCGCATCACCGGCTTCATGGAACTGTGTCAGAACGACCAGATACTGCTGCTCAAATCAG GTTGTCTGGAGGTGGTGTTGGTAAGAATGTGCAGAGCGTTTAACCCTCTCAACAACACGGTCCTGTTCGAGGGCAAATACGGTGGCATTCAGATATTCAAAGCACTCG GCTGCGACGATCTCGTCAGCGCCATGTTCGACTTCGCCAAGAGTCTGTGCTCTCTGCAGCTGACGGAGGAGGAGATTGCGCTGTTCTCTGCAGCTGTTCTCATCTCCACAG ATCGGCCCTGGCTAATGGAACCAAGGAAAGTCCAGAAGCTTCAGGAGAAAATCTACTTGGCCCTCCAGCACATTATGCAGAAGAACCACATGGACGAGGATGCATTGACTAAG CTGATTGGTCGAATCCCCACACTAGCGGCACTGTGCACCCTGCACACGGAGGAGCTTCAGGCCTTCCAGCAGCTACACCCCGAAACAGTCAACATGCTCTTCCCTCCACTCTACAAGGAGCTTTTCAATCCTGATGCGGCCAGCGTCATGTCCAAGTGA